Part of the Benincasa hispida cultivar B227 chromosome 12, ASM972705v1, whole genome shotgun sequence genome is shown below.
atttgatacATCAACCCCGAAATTTCCAGCCTCTCCCTGTTCTCCCCCACCCCCCAAGCATGACATTAAGCTTTGaatttaaccaaaattaaaattattcatAATTTATTCGAATTTGGGCCCTTGGGAAACTTGAAAGAAAGATCTAACAAACCCTAGATATCCCGTCTGTATATAAATGCCCACGAAGCTCTAAAATTTTCTGTTTCTCGTTTCTCGTTTCTCGTTTCTCGTTTCAGCCGGCAAAAATGTCGAAGCGAGGTAAGCAAACCCTTatgctcttcttcttcattcttcgCAGTTTCACCATTTAGGTTTTAGGTCTCGTTTtcgtttttgtttgttttctgtTCTCGCCGACATATCATGTACTACTTTCATTTACTTCGGAAGTATCCGTCTTtgggcatttttttttcttttttaaattgaatctgcATCGAACCCACAATTTTCTAACGGAGATTTGTTAAACTTTGGGGAAAATTGATCGATTTGCTATTTGTGAACTCTGGAATTTATTTGATCGATTTGTTTCTTGTTGGTGCAGGGCGCGGAGGATCTGCAGGTAACAAGTTTAGGATGTCACTGGGTCTACCGGTGGCGGCGACAGTGAATTGTGCCGACAACACTGGAGCCAAGAACTTGTACATTATCTCAGTGAAGGGTATCAAGGGGCGTTTGAACAGATTGCCATCGGCTTGTGTGGGAGACATGGTAATGGCCACTGTCAAAAAGGGAAAACCCGATCTCAGGAAGAAGGTCCTTCCTGCTGTCATTGTCAGGCAGCGCAAGCCATGGCGCCGAAAGGATGGGGTTTTCATGTACTTCGAAGgtatacctttttttttcctattggtAGTTGACCATGCTCGAATTACTTTGTTTGTTTTAGAAAGCTTTATGATACACATGTTTGAACTTGATCCGGATATTTGACTGTTGACGTTTCCCATCTATGACCAGAGAGGTGCAATGCATAGTTTTTGTCTTTGAACTCTTGTATTTTAGGATCATTCTGTCTAGTTAAGCTTTATTTGTCTTTAGGCTTTTTGTTATTACTGGTTGTCTTCCTGAATTGTGGTTGCATGCATTTGTTCAAACCTGAGAATTTCATGATTAACATGTCTGTCAGCTAGATAGTTCTGGTTAGTCAATTTATTTTCCATATCTAGTTTGTTTCTGTGAAGAATAGATATCAAACATGTCCAAGTTTGAGTTCAATAgatatttatttactttccattaAGGTTATGCACTTTACGGTGGCCTATAGTATACTAGAGTTCCTTGCTTTAGAAAATTTATGAAGgatggtgttttttttttttggggaaaAACTTAAGTGGTCAAAGTAGCAAAAAAGTTCAAAGCAATCTGTTTTCtgttaatttgattaataagtACCTAGGTTTTCCGTTTATCCTCATCTGTTTCCCAGGCATAAGTCAGGTATCCTCCTTATTGTAATGGTTGATACAGTTACGAGTCTGGTAAATTGACAGTGTTCATCGTTGCAGATGTGTTGAAGCTTTCGTGCTCATATCTGCTCCATGTGGACAGAACATTGTTTACTTAGAAATACTTTCATCCTTGATACCATTCTGCCCTTTGGTATCATCTGCTTTAAACAATAGATTTCATCCGCGTGGAAATTTTGCTTTAAGACCTCTATGTCATTTTCAATTCTTTGTTTTGGAATAGAGCTATTCAAGTAcaatttactaattttgaaatatatattgtGCCTATGCAGATAATGCAGGAGTAATTGTAAACCCTAAAGGTGAAATGAAAGgtatgatccactcgtatgaaAAAGATGAGAATGCtgcttttcttttaatttcaccTTTCCAGATTATGAAGTATGTTTGTTGCTAATGTTACAGGTTCTGCAATTACTGGTCCTATTGGAAAGGAGTGTGCGGATTTATGGCCTAGGATCGCAAGTGCGGCCAATGCTATTGTTTAGAGTGTTATTCTAGAGTTCAAATATATAACATTCAAACTCAAAGTAAACCATATGGTCTAACCAAGTTTAGATATAGAAACAACCAAAgacttgaaaagaaaaatcaaaacctTTGGGGATTCAAAAATGTAGTCTAGGCAcgttttttataaatattgttttgaTGTCAATTATTTGCTCTGTATGGATTACAAGCAGATTACAATTTTAAATTACTTGGATCTGGCAAAACTCTTGAATGAAAGAAAGGAGATAACTCTTCAATATGGAATGAATGAAGAAACAAGTAACTTGGGATTTGTTTGATAACTTTTTCCTACATAGTCTATCTATTGTGATATTctgttattatttgtaaatatttttagtactgaaataatttttcttttcaatatgtatatataaatatttcttgaattttaaattttaaattttgcaatatgaatttttatatttatttttaaaatttttcttatatatgAAATCAGttgaaatttaataatatataaattttgtttattaaaatatttatttaggttcattttaatatttttaccatAATAATAGAGTtaaactcaaatttaaaataaataacttaatattgtaaatcaaattttaataatatatgagtcatagaaataattgtattattgttattttattttatttttttatattttgatgcatgttatgtatattttttattttatataattagattatatttaaattataaaatatggacaaaaatgtaaagaaaaaaatacaataaatgaGAATAGTCATGTTCTTATTTTGAATTGGAGATaggaatagttatcaaatatattCTGTTGGAACGATAAAGTTATCAAACAGGTTTTTAATAACTCTCTAAAACATaactttttcaaattaaaaaattactaatttaattttcatgtgAAACATCATCTTAATTTGGGAGACCAGTTTTCATAACTATATATGTTTAAGGTAACGGTGTTTAAATATCATGG
Proteins encoded:
- the LOC120092654 gene encoding 60S ribosomal protein L23; protein product: MSKRGRGGSAGNKFRMSLGLPVAATVNCADNTGAKNLYIISVKGIKGRLNRLPSACVGDMVMATVKKGKPDLRKKVLPAVIVRQRKPWRRKDGVFMYFEDNAGVIVNPKGEMKGSAITGPIGKECADLWPRIASAANAIV